A DNA window from Candidatus Syntrophoarchaeum caldarius contains the following coding sequences:
- a CDS encoding PRC-barrel domain protein, with protein MEVMTNVTVDKVVSYSNSRFFPWNILMEPVDMAAIEHYMPLAVQAAWIKGAYRSLDGIQHLIMEDVRMVVKDYLLTPYSKGAEEVHREFADDYPFAYTQALVTARLCNTSDDLKLGDIIDIEQIGSLVGVDVGEFRRREDQIRKFVSIYQKQMKKPRSFTKRIINQKVVSTDGEIIGVVKDIVFDFDTGDLVELLVTPKKGVDKSKFRSIREKEEDEGLMQQVMRAIRSLLKAHVSKDKLDLLEYEPYLAGISIEDVYVSLYNEYVVFNR; from the coding sequence ATGGAAGTTATGACAAATGTAACCGTCGACAAAGTTGTTTCATACTCAAACTCACGGTTTTTTCCATGGAATATCCTGATGGAACCTGTTGATATGGCGGCGATAGAACACTATATGCCACTTGCAGTTCAGGCAGCGTGGATAAAGGGTGCTTACAGGAGTTTGGATGGGATCCAGCATCTGATCATGGAGGATGTGCGAATGGTGGTGAAAGATTACCTCCTCACCCCATACAGCAAAGGAGCAGAGGAAGTACATCGGGAATTTGCAGACGATTATCCATTCGCATACACGCAGGCACTTGTTACTGCAAGACTCTGCAACACATCAGATGATCTCAAACTCGGCGATATCATTGATATCGAACAGATTGGAAGCCTGGTCGGCGTTGATGTTGGAGAGTTTAGAAGACGCGAGGACCAGATAAGAAAATTTGTATCCATTTACCAGAAACAGATGAAGAAGCCAAGATCATTTACAAAGCGGATCATCAATCAGAAGGTTGTATCTACCGATGGGGAGATCATCGGGGTCGTCAAAGATATTGTATTTGATTTTGATACAGGAGACCTCGTTGAGCTTCTTGTGACGCCAAAGAAAGGTGTTGATAAGTCAAAATTCAGAAGCATCCGTGAGAAAGAGGAGGATGAAGGGTTGATGCAGCAGGTGATGCGTGCGATTCGATCCCTCTTGAAAGCTCATGTTTCAAAGGATAAACTTGACCTGCTTGAGTATGAGCCATATCTTGCAGGCATCTCGATTGAAGATGTTTATGTGAGTCTTTACAACGAGTACGTCGTCTTCAATCGATGA
- a CDS encoding DNA repair and recombination protein RadA, producing the protein MEKNEVRLEDLPGIGPATAEKLMEAGYSSIEAIAVASPADLVATAEVGDATAAKIIQAAREAADIGGFESGDKVFERRKLVGKLTTGSKALDELLNGGIETQSITEFYGEFGCGKTQIAHQLAVNVQLPESEGGLNGSAAIIDTENTFRPERIAQMAKGVGLDPEEALKNIHVARAYNSNHQILLVEKVSELANNLINSEKPIRLLIIDSLTAHFRAEYVGRGTLADRQQKLNKHLHEVLRFADLNNAVAMVTNQVQAKPDAFFGDPTKPIGGHVLGHTATFRLYLRKSKGDKRIARLLDSPHLPDGEAVITVTTEGIRD; encoded by the coding sequence ATGGAGAAAAATGAGGTTAGGCTTGAAGACTTACCCGGAATCGGTCCTGCAACAGCAGAGAAGCTCATGGAAGCTGGTTATTCATCGATCGAGGCTATAGCTGTTGCATCACCCGCTGATCTTGTGGCAACCGCCGAGGTCGGAGATGCAACTGCAGCCAAGATTATACAGGCTGCAAGAGAGGCTGCTGATATCGGGGGCTTCGAGTCCGGGGATAAGGTTTTTGAGCGCAGAAAACTTGTGGGAAAACTCACAACAGGTTCTAAAGCACTTGATGAACTGCTAAATGGGGGGATTGAGACACAGTCGATAACTGAGTTCTATGGTGAATTCGGCTGCGGAAAGACCCAGATCGCACATCAGCTTGCGGTCAATGTCCAGCTTCCAGAATCAGAAGGAGGACTCAATGGATCTGCTGCTATCATCGATACAGAGAATACCTTTCGTCCTGAGCGGATCGCGCAGATGGCAAAAGGGGTAGGACTTGACCCGGAAGAAGCTCTTAAAAATATTCATGTGGCAAGGGCGTACAATTCAAACCACCAGATATTACTTGTTGAAAAAGTATCAGAGCTTGCAAACAATCTTATAAACTCAGAAAAGCCGATAAGACTGCTCATAATCGATTCACTGACCGCCCATTTCAGGGCTGAGTACGTCGGGAGAGGTACCCTTGCTGATAGGCAGCAGAAGCTGAACAAGCACCTCCATGAGGTTTTAAGATTTGCAGATCTGAACAATGCTGTCGCGATGGTGACAAATCAGGTACAGGCAAAGCCAGATGCATTCTTCGGCGATCCGACAAAACCAATAGGTGGGCATGTACTGGGACACACCGCGACATTCAGGTTGTATCTCAGAAAATCAAAAGGTGATAAGCGGATTGCAAGACTTCTTGACTCACCACATCTGCCTGATGGCGAAGCTGTGATAACTGTTACGACCGAAGGAATAAGGGACTGA
- a CDS encoding cobalamin biosynthesis protein CobN — translation MKVAITGKGGVGKTTLAGTLARLLAQEGRDVVAIDADPDMNLASALGITENPTPISTLEDLIAERAGEPGGIFKLNPKVSDILDTYGLRNEDGVRLLTMGTIETGGSGCICPASAFLRALLRHITFKEQYVILDMEAGIEHLGRGTTRNVDLMIVVVEPGMRSVETLRRINKLAGDIGIKNIAVVINKDVGGSEVISEKIEAMGLTILGSIPYDRNFVRADLDGTSVLDAEGDAIDAIRKIKDQLVASFE, via the coding sequence ATGAAGGTAGCGATTACAGGAAAAGGTGGAGTTGGAAAGACAACCCTGGCAGGTACGCTTGCGAGATTGCTTGCACAGGAGGGGAGAGATGTTGTGGCGATCGATGCAGACCCTGATATGAACCTTGCATCAGCGTTAGGTATTACTGAAAATCCAACACCAATTTCAACACTTGAAGATTTGATCGCAGAGCGTGCAGGTGAGCCAGGCGGGATCTTCAAGCTGAATCCAAAGGTGAGCGATATACTCGATACCTATGGGCTTCGCAATGAAGATGGTGTAAGGCTCTTGACGATGGGGACGATCGAGACGGGTGGTAGCGGATGTATATGCCCAGCTTCTGCGTTTTTACGAGCACTCCTGCGACATATCACCTTCAAGGAGCAGTATGTGATACTCGATATGGAAGCAGGAATCGAACATCTTGGCAGAGGGACAACCAGGAATGTGGATCTTATGATCGTTGTTGTTGAGCCTGGAATGCGATCTGTTGAGACGCTGAGACGGATTAATAAACTTGCAGGTGATATCGGGATCAAAAATATCGCTGTTGTGATAAACAAAGATGTGGGCGGGAGTGAAGTTATCAGCGAAAAAATCGAAGCAATGGGGCTCACCATTCTTGGTTCTATTCCGTATGATAGGAACTTTGTACGAGCGGATCTCGATGGCACATCGGTGCTTGATGCAGAGGGAGACGCGATAGATGCGATCAGAAAGATTAAGGATCAACTCGTTGCGAGCTTTGAGTAG
- a CDS encoding ribonuclease Z codes for MLRVRFLGTGGSFPTPTRNTSSILFNREGELLLFDCGEGTQRQMMRTKSGMGSLKSVFLTHLHADHFLGLPGVIQTLSFQKRTEELTIFGTEGTEELMEHIMALGKFKPRFEVRVKELSPGDVIKRSGYKIRVIRTEHSIPSIGYVLEEDVRPGKFDRERAIELGVPPGPLFSKLHHGESVTVNGREIRSEEVVGPPRPGRKVVYTGDTRPCRSVIEAAKGADLLIHDSTMGAELADWAVNYRHSTALEAAEVAKEAGVARLLLTHISPRYSNSAKRLLDDAKKVFENVTIAEDLMEIEVKYRDKKEH; via the coding sequence ATGCTCAGAGTGCGCTTTCTTGGAACGGGCGGGTCATTTCCCACACCCACCAGGAATACATCTTCGATACTCTTCAATCGAGAAGGTGAACTTCTCCTCTTTGACTGTGGGGAAGGTACACAGCGGCAGATGATGCGTACAAAGAGCGGTATGGGAAGTTTAAAATCTGTTTTTCTCACTCACCTTCATGCAGATCATTTTCTTGGGTTGCCGGGTGTTATACAGACACTATCGTTCCAGAAGAGGACAGAAGAACTCACAATTTTTGGGACAGAAGGAACAGAAGAACTTATGGAACATATAATGGCACTTGGGAAGTTTAAACCACGTTTTGAAGTGCGGGTAAAGGAGTTATCCCCTGGAGATGTAATCAAGCGATCCGGCTATAAAATTCGGGTGATCAGGACTGAGCATAGCATCCCCAGTATCGGGTACGTCCTTGAGGAGGATGTAAGGCCTGGAAAGTTTGACAGAGAACGGGCGATCGAGCTTGGTGTGCCACCAGGTCCGCTATTTTCAAAGCTCCATCATGGTGAGTCAGTGACAGTCAATGGGAGAGAGATAAGGTCAGAAGAGGTTGTTGGGCCACCAAGACCCGGCAGAAAGGTTGTTTACACAGGAGATACGCGCCCGTGCAGGTCGGTTATCGAGGCTGCAAAAGGTGCAGATCTTTTAATACATGACTCAACAATGGGAGCTGAGCTTGCAGACTGGGCAGTAAATTACCGACACTCGACTGCACTTGAGGCGGCAGAGGTTGCAAAGGAGGCAGGAGTTGCCCGGCTTCTTCTCACACACATTAGCCCCCGTTACTCAAATAGCGCAAAGCGCCTCCTCGATGATGCAAAAAAGGTCTTTGAAAACGTGACCATCGCAGAGGATCTCATGGAGATCGAGGTGAAATATAGAGATAAAAAAGAACACTGA
- a CDS encoding membrane protein containing DUF1119, archaea, which translates to MGLFILIVQVAAVVLAPDFESAGIVAFENPESVTNPIIYIGFILLFTLFLLFVMKRGKEWLIKFVMYGAIFGTLFYVFVLPFSTLAAIVSAFLVTLLIYAYPEWYIVDAVGLLIGAGATAIFGVSLTVLPVIILLVILAIYDAISVYQTKHMVTLAEGVLDLKVPILFILPRKRGFSYLVNTEFKQGDVFIMGLGDAIIPSILVVSANFYLTDLPTIWILNYPALGAMIGTMMGYVLLSMFVGKGKPHAGLPFLNTGAITGFLIGLGCCYL; encoded by the coding sequence ATGGGACTTTTTATCCTGATTGTTCAGGTTGCTGCGGTTGTGCTTGCACCTGATTTTGAGTCAGCGGGTATTGTGGCATTTGAAAATCCTGAGTCTGTCACAAATCCAATCATCTACATAGGTTTTATACTTCTATTCACGCTTTTCCTCCTTTTTGTGATGAAACGTGGTAAGGAATGGCTCATAAAATTTGTGATGTACGGTGCAATCTTTGGGACACTCTTCTACGTCTTTGTACTCCCTTTTTCTACTTTGGCTGCTATTGTAAGCGCTTTTCTGGTCACGCTTTTAATCTACGCCTACCCTGAGTGGTATATCGTCGATGCAGTAGGACTTCTTATCGGTGCAGGTGCAACAGCGATCTTTGGGGTGTCACTCACGGTTCTTCCCGTGATCATACTGCTTGTTATCCTTGCAATCTATGATGCGATCTCGGTTTATCAAACAAAACACATGGTGACCCTGGCAGAGGGTGTACTTGATCTTAAAGTTCCAATTCTCTTCATACTGCCCAGAAAAAGGGGGTTCTCCTATCTTGTGAATACAGAATTTAAGCAGGGTGATGTCTTTATTATGGGACTTGGTGATGCAATAATACCCTCGATCCTGGTTGTATCTGCAAACTTCTACCTAACTGATCTCCCCACAATCTGGATTCTCAACTATCCTGCACTTGGCGCAATGATCGGAACGATGATGGGTTATGTACTCTTATCTATGTTTGTTGGGAAAGGAAAACCCCATGCAGGATTACCATTTTTAAATACAGGAGCGATCACTGGCTTTCTTATAGGACTTGGATGCTGCTATCTGTGA
- a CDS encoding transglutaminase domain-containing protein, which yields MSSFIPIALLLIQILIIPVVSADISPVEPAIPPYEKSFENKPEATSTHEPGYNIYTRVEYRVFRANSKGVVKIYLENKGDNDLFIYEYGLKPGGLEDTGVTVHPGEERYLGMATTYIGDVDAVTVRIGVSLLAKSGGRWYDYKTIYLDPMTLTIEGSTPNGDPDYVRDRGMRFDKVNDLIFPLGSLLRSEAISAVKTFPGEYNIYQVCSIFDRVSEQIEYVSDPPDAEYWQTPAETILAGGGDCDNHAILLAAMIEAIGGTSRVYLTDDHMFAGVFVGDVSGSDEVQDAVRAYYNTAVPVYFINDEYGAWMVLDATKSIYAGGSDLGYKGCSTVYVIDVSANFRDLRESVSIDRLAFCEEISEDGDFIERADTRYASGDTILIYYEIANFAVQSAESGHEVWLKHSIDILDETGESVFHSVEADEFHEISESPPERVWASSSYDTSWLGKGRYSVLVTVEDLISGKRDEKSAYFEITTDPAIMPAVHPLWVVIGIIFAGYFVRQRRSR from the coding sequence TTGAGTAGTTTCATACCAATTGCCCTGCTCCTCATCCAGATCCTGATCATACCTGTCGTATCGGCGGATATATCACCGGTTGAGCCTGCAATCCCACCATACGAGAAGAGTTTCGAGAATAAACCTGAAGCAACCTCAACCCATGAACCCGGGTACAATATCTACACAAGGGTTGAGTATCGGGTATTTCGTGCAAATTCCAAAGGTGTTGTAAAGATCTACCTCGAGAATAAAGGCGATAATGATCTGTTCATCTATGAGTATGGCTTAAAGCCAGGTGGGCTTGAAGATACGGGTGTTACGGTACATCCGGGAGAGGAGCGATATCTTGGGATGGCAACAACATATATCGGGGATGTTGATGCGGTTACGGTCAGAATCGGTGTATCACTGCTTGCAAAGAGTGGGGGGCGGTGGTATGATTACAAGACGATCTATCTTGATCCGATGACGCTCACAATCGAAGGGAGCACGCCGAATGGTGATCCAGATTACGTGCGTGATCGTGGGATGAGGTTTGATAAGGTGAACGATCTGATCTTCCCGCTTGGATCTTTGCTTCGCAGTGAAGCCATCTCTGCTGTAAAGACTTTTCCCGGCGAGTATAACATCTACCAGGTCTGCTCGATCTTTGATCGCGTATCAGAACAGATCGAGTACGTCTCAGACCCACCCGATGCGGAGTACTGGCAGACGCCTGCTGAGACGATTCTTGCAGGTGGGGGTGACTGCGATAACCATGCAATACTGCTTGCAGCGATGATTGAGGCGATCGGAGGGACAAGCAGGGTCTATCTCACCGATGATCACATGTTTGCAGGTGTCTTTGTAGGTGATGTGTCAGGGTCTGATGAGGTTCAGGATGCTGTGCGAGCTTACTATAACACAGCGGTTCCGGTCTATTTTATCAATGATGAGTACGGGGCGTGGATGGTGCTTGATGCAACAAAAAGTATCTATGCAGGCGGGAGTGATCTTGGATACAAGGGCTGCAGTACGGTTTATGTGATCGACGTCTCAGCAAACTTCAGGGATCTGCGTGAGAGCGTCAGTATCGATCGGCTTGCATTCTGTGAGGAGATAAGTGAAGATGGGGACTTCATCGAGCGAGCAGATACACGGTATGCCTCTGGTGATACGATCCTGATTTATTATGAGATCGCAAACTTTGCTGTTCAAAGTGCAGAAAGCGGACACGAGGTCTGGCTCAAGCACTCGATCGATATCCTCGATGAGACGGGTGAGAGTGTATTTCACAGTGTGGAAGCGGATGAGTTTCATGAGATAAGTGAGTCGCCGCCTGAGAGGGTCTGGGCGTCATCAAGCTATGATACATCCTGGCTTGGGAAGGGTAGATACAGCGTACTGGTTACGGTGGAGGATTTAATCAGCGGAAAACGTGATGAGAAATCGGCTTACTTTGAGATCACAACAGATCCTGCGATCATGCCAGCGGTGCACCCGCTCTGGGTTGTTATAGGGATAATATTCGCAGGATATTTTGTGCGACAGAGAAGATCCAGATAA
- a CDS encoding phosphomannomutase/phosphoglucomutase: MGNMMKSHIFRAYDIRGLLGEELTPEVMLKIGRSLAALMDDEGLGNTVLLSYDVRGSSQLLSNALLAGLLAGGVDVTCTGRSSIGLAAFSGLMLKRDVMAYITASHLPPEWNGIKFYSGKGVGFPAEYNMRIGELVADDANLMKRSATWDKVGVADTISMKEEYIRYFESRFDTMEDVKAVVDCGGGSMSLIAPHVFAKLGIKTYSLFSNVDPTFSHRQSEPTEESLKTLMSHTKNLDVDFGVAFDGDGDRGVIVDDRGRLLTPEQTGIIIAKDMLQQKGSGVVIANVECSRAIEDILVPLGAKVSRIPVGHTYLTLEAERQNAMLGIESSGHMVMPEYFLFDDAILIPFKIAEILSRSESKLSEMVDEIPVYPKERIDFMCDDNVKFTVIDALSESFAAKYDDVSTFGGIRVDLEEGWVLVRASNTSPMIRLTVETRRKEDMRVIAEPFANEIREKIKEEV, from the coding sequence ATGGGGAACATGATGAAATCACACATATTCAGGGCTTACGATATACGAGGCCTTCTTGGAGAAGAGCTCACGCCAGAGGTGATGCTCAAGATCGGGCGAAGCCTTGCGGCACTTATGGATGACGAAGGGTTGGGGAATACGGTACTTTTGAGCTATGATGTACGCGGGTCAAGCCAGCTTCTATCAAATGCACTACTCGCAGGGCTTCTTGCTGGTGGAGTCGATGTAACCTGTACGGGCAGATCCTCGATAGGGCTTGCGGCGTTCTCAGGGTTGATGCTGAAGCGCGATGTTATGGCATATATCACCGCCTCTCATCTTCCACCAGAATGGAACGGAATCAAGTTTTATTCTGGAAAGGGGGTCGGTTTCCCTGCAGAGTACAATATGCGAATCGGTGAGCTGGTTGCAGATGACGCAAATTTGATGAAGAGGTCTGCTACCTGGGATAAGGTTGGTGTGGCTGATACGATCTCGATGAAGGAGGAGTATATACGCTACTTTGAGTCAAGGTTTGATACCATGGAAGATGTTAAAGCGGTTGTTGACTGTGGAGGTGGTAGCATGAGCCTCATCGCACCGCACGTCTTTGCCAAGCTCGGGATAAAGACATACTCGCTATTTTCAAACGTTGACCCAACATTCTCACACCGCCAGAGCGAGCCAACAGAAGAATCGCTCAAAACCCTGATGAGCCACACAAAGAATCTCGATGTCGATTTTGGCGTTGCATTCGATGGAGATGGAGATAGAGGTGTAATCGTTGATGACAGAGGCAGGCTTTTAACCCCAGAGCAGACAGGGATAATTATCGCAAAGGATATGCTCCAGCAAAAGGGTAGTGGTGTGGTTATTGCAAATGTAGAATGCTCGCGGGCGATCGAGGATATACTTGTGCCACTCGGTGCGAAGGTCTCACGGATACCGGTTGGACATACCTACCTGACACTTGAAGCCGAGAGGCAGAATGCGATGCTTGGTATCGAGTCAAGCGGGCACATGGTGATGCCCGAGTACTTCCTCTTCGATGATGCAATTCTCATCCCATTTAAGATCGCAGAGATACTCTCAAGATCGGAAAGTAAGCTCTCAGAGATGGTGGACGAGATCCCCGTCTATCCTAAGGAACGGATTGATTTCATGTGTGATGATAATGTCAAGTTCACGGTCATCGATGCCCTGTCTGAATCATTCGCTGCGAAGTATGATGATGTGAGCACATTTGGTGGTATCAGGGTCGATCTGGAGGAGGGGTGGGTGCTTGTACGGGCATCAAACACGTCACCGATGATCCGACTCACGGTTGAGACAAGGCGCAAGGAAGATATGAGAGTGATTGCTGAACCTTTCGCCAATGAGATCAGGGAAAAGATAAAAGAGGAGGTATAA
- a CDS encoding F420-dependent oxidoreductase: protein MNAILYNGSDDKRFVPEESQMRIEAFTIDGLPLVGEGDDLAGMILDRVDFENYDILAIASTVVSKVEGRVREISEITPSDEAQRIAQKLDEDPRFVEAVLDECEEVLIEAPFMLVRRRGGHVCVSAGIDRSNIEEGKLLMLPKNPSQTAAAIRSRIFEETGKKVTVLITDTNGRAFRVGQTGIAIGASGMRPLLNWVGRFDLFGNVLTVTNEAIIDEIAGFANLLMGEGDGGTPAVVIRGLRVFEDVDVFSDIIRDENEDVIIAALRQMKSRDT from the coding sequence ATGAATGCCATCTTATATAATGGCTCCGATGATAAAAGGTTTGTGCCGGAGGAATCACAGATGAGGATTGAAGCGTTCACGATTGACGGTCTTCCGCTTGTAGGTGAAGGAGACGATCTTGCTGGTATGATACTTGATAGGGTTGATTTCGAGAATTATGATATTCTCGCCATCGCATCAACCGTGGTCTCAAAGGTAGAAGGGAGGGTGCGTGAAATATCCGAGATCACACCCTCAGATGAAGCCCAGAGAATCGCTCAAAAGCTCGATGAAGATCCCCGATTTGTCGAAGCTGTGCTTGATGAGTGCGAGGAGGTACTGATCGAAGCTCCTTTCATGCTTGTTCGGAGACGTGGAGGGCATGTCTGCGTAAGTGCAGGAATCGATCGATCGAATATCGAGGAAGGAAAACTCCTGATGCTCCCCAAAAACCCATCACAAACTGCAGCAGCGATTAGATCAAGAATATTTGAAGAGACCGGGAAAAAAGTTACGGTTTTAATCACAGATACGAATGGTAGGGCATTCAGGGTTGGACAAACAGGTATTGCTATCGGTGCATCGGGTATGAGGCCGCTTTTGAACTGGGTTGGGCGTTTTGATCTATTTGGGAACGTACTTACGGTCACAAATGAAGCGATAATTGATGAGATTGCTGGTTTTGCAAATCTTTTGATGGGTGAGGGTGATGGCGGTACACCTGCAGTGGTAATTCGGGGACTCAGGGTTTTTGAGGATGTCGATGTCTTTTCGGATATTATAAGGGATGAGAACGAGGATGTGATAATTGCTGCACTGAGGCAGATGAAATCGAGGGATACTTGA
- a CDS encoding seryl-tRNA synthetase, whose translation MKFRFKGSFVCSGDVTEVPGIGEIFEDANRTILTKGAPPGEGASSKLIGIESSKISFEIESGRYVRAHDAVLRLRKALSAYLGKEYHIGVRGVEVEKFTINLPSDTPPAEMKIPFVKEITYNNGVITLELDLGAKELEERVPDRIIRLVEEKIAKAAFGGKSEHWELLTESAPKPHTFDKDPTEAMIKRRWIIHGSVRGQWIYGTQITRIFRAFEKIVLENILDPLDYNEMIFPKVVGWEVWKRSGHLKGVYPEIYYVLPPKSRDPEFWEEVIDYYRVTQEVPLDMIRERLDDPIGGLCYAQCPPFWPFLQGQTIANDSTPVKVFDRSGTSHRYESGGIHGIERVDEFHRIEILWLGTPDQVIKESEALQERYKTIFDEILELEWRNAWVTPWFMAQEGMTGLSEKKEVGTIDYEAILPYNESWLEFQNLSVNGDKYPKGFNVKIQSGEEMWSGCSGVGLERWAAVFLAQKGLDPENWPQAFRDIVGDIEEGCVKLV comes from the coding sequence ATGAAATTCAGGTTTAAAGGCTCGTTTGTATGTAGCGGGGATGTGACAGAGGTACCGGGAATTGGTGAGATATTTGAAGATGCAAACCGCACAATCCTCACAAAGGGTGCACCCCCAGGAGAAGGTGCATCATCGAAACTCATCGGGATCGAATCCTCTAAAATATCATTTGAGATCGAATCTGGGAGATATGTAAGGGCGCACGATGCAGTTTTGAGACTCAGAAAGGCGTTGTCTGCATATCTTGGAAAGGAGTATCACATCGGTGTGCGCGGGGTTGAGGTCGAGAAGTTCACGATAAATCTACCCTCAGACACTCCGCCAGCAGAGATGAAGATCCCATTTGTAAAGGAGATTACATACAACAATGGGGTTATCACACTTGAACTCGATCTTGGGGCAAAGGAACTCGAGGAGCGTGTACCAGATCGCATCATCCGACTTGTTGAGGAGAAAATAGCGAAAGCCGCGTTTGGTGGAAAGTCTGAGCACTGGGAGCTCTTAACAGAGAGTGCACCAAAACCGCACACCTTTGATAAAGATCCTACGGAAGCGATGATAAAGCGGCGCTGGATCATACACGGCTCTGTCCGTGGACAATGGATTTATGGTACCCAGATCACGCGTATCTTCAGGGCATTTGAGAAGATCGTGCTTGAAAATATCCTTGATCCGCTGGATTATAACGAGATGATCTTCCCGAAGGTTGTTGGCTGGGAGGTCTGGAAACGATCGGGACACCTCAAAGGCGTCTATCCCGAGATATACTATGTTCTGCCGCCAAAAAGCCGTGATCCAGAGTTCTGGGAGGAGGTTATTGATTATTACCGTGTTACACAGGAAGTCCCGCTTGATATGATCCGTGAGCGGCTCGATGATCCGATAGGTGGCTTATGCTATGCTCAGTGTCCACCTTTCTGGCCATTCCTGCAGGGACAGACAATCGCAAATGATTCTACGCCTGTTAAGGTATTTGATCGCTCAGGCACATCTCACAGGTATGAGAGCGGCGGTATACACGGCATTGAACGGGTCGATGAGTTCCACAGAATCGAGATCCTCTGGCTCGGAACGCCTGATCAGGTTATCAAAGAGTCGGAAGCCCTGCAGGAGCGGTATAAAACGATATTTGACGAGATACTTGAGCTTGAATGGCGAAACGCATGGGTCACACCATGGTTTATGGCACAGGAGGGCATGACCGGGCTTTCTGAAAAGAAAGAGGTTGGAACAATAGATTATGAAGCGATCCTGCCCTATAACGAGAGCTGGCTTGAGTTCCAGAACTTGAGCGTGAACGGGGATAAGTATCCAAAGGGTTTCAATGTGAAGATTCAATCTGGAGAGGAAATGTGGAGTGGATGCTCGGGTGTGGGACTTGAACGGTGGGCTGCGGTATTTCTCGCACAGAAAGGGCTTGATCCTGAGAACTGGCCACAGGCATTCAGGGATATAGTTGGAGATATTGAAGAAGGGTGTGTGAAACTTGTGTAG
- a CDS encoding Acylphosphatase domain protein: MNSIEQAHLIIKGRVQKAGYRDHIDEMAFNLDLTGYVKNLPDGSVEVVCEGEREKIEQFIDLIWIKQYPISVEDIEVDYSDATGEFRDFEIIREEDLTEAVYERMDTAARYMREMNRNLGEKIDKVGEKVDAGREENKQGFSMLGEKIDGVAKKVDIVGDKVDKVAEKVDIVAEKVDIVGDKVDKVAEKVDIVGDKVDKVAEKVGTVKEDTGEIRRSLHTLEDHMLKYEELRRDILEIKQALKEKGIV; the protein is encoded by the coding sequence ATGAACAGTATTGAACAGGCACACCTCATCATCAAAGGAAGGGTACAGAAGGCAGGTTATCGTGATCATATCGATGAGATGGCGTTCAATCTTGATCTTACAGGTTATGTGAAGAATCTTCCCGATGGATCGGTTGAGGTTGTCTGTGAAGGAGAGCGAGAGAAGATCGAGCAGTTTATCGATCTGATCTGGATAAAACAGTATCCAATCTCGGTTGAGGATATAGAGGTGGATTATTCAGATGCAACAGGTGAATTCAGAGACTTTGAGATCATAAGAGAAGAGGATCTAACTGAAGCAGTCTATGAACGAATGGATACCGCTGCCAGGTATATGCGCGAGATGAACAGGAATCTTGGTGAGAAGATCGATAAAGTCGGGGAGAAGGTTGATGCAGGAAGGGAAGAGAACAAACAGGGATTTTCGATGCTTGGTGAGAAGATCGATGGAGTTGCCAAGAAAGTTGACATAGTTGGAGATAAAGTTGATAAAGTTGCTGAGAAGGTTGATATAGTTGCCGAGAAGGTTGACATAGTTGGAGATAAAGTTGATAAAGTTGCTGAGAAAGTTGACATAGTTGGAGATAAAGTTGATAAAGTTGCCGAGAAGGTCGGTACCGTCAAAGAGGATACGGGGGAGATACGACGTTCTCTGCATACACTCGAAGATCACATGCTGAAGTATGAAGAGTTACGTCGGGATATTCTTGAGATAAAGCAGGCTTTGAAGGAGAAGGGGATTGTTTAA